A section of the Acropora muricata isolate sample 2 chromosome 4, ASM3666990v1, whole genome shotgun sequence genome encodes:
- the LOC136915108 gene encoding NACHT domain- and WD repeat-containing protein 1-like, with protein MGTVCTKSLEEMRRNHNSANISRYNRFENSQNRVHNGTTSTSGSALFDEPPILTSRLSSAATQSAFHQFPELVAQHRRVMRGDLEQLLNAKAKIIRVFTSSTFTDMAAERNALMERTYPRLKAFAQQKGYEFQVVDMRWGVRDESADDHSTLELCLKEIRACQELSTGPNFMALVGQKYGFRPLPSKIATTEFEQLLDNLTDHEERNLLEKWFVCDKNAVPSIHVLQPVSSQIPGYLSQDPGQREHACKQWNKIFAQLQKIVRRGAKRLFGDQDGENLRKYFFSVTESEIRHGIISETSPEEHCLWISRNLRGLEDHFQDDNAQSFIDINSSSRDIDFEAQDLLRKLKEDVVKKTLPRPNIRIFDTEWNSKGISPSAIPEHAEYINNLCKEVEYFLKDKITDFIHRKVKDEVSDPQFDEVVEHLRFCQNKCSTFYGRNEILDQCRAYLKDDRQNPLVIYGQSGCGKTSVMSMIAKEAWNISCQSNVVIRYIGTTPNSSQIRLQLRSVCEQICNIYGQNPHTIRKEIKELHEDFMSCLQLAKEEEPLFIFFDSLDQFGPEDNARQLIWFPSVLPNHVKLVVSTLPDNEYECFPILQSLLSKHNFVEVPKLPEKDAFHILKTWLSVAGRTLSPSQESVVSETLQKCSLPIFVRVAFDEALRWKSYSLPCETVLQSTVRGAVNALFERVEMQHGRLLVQHILAYITASKSGLTATEIEDLLSCDDEVLEDVYQYWTPPIRRIPPLLGVRIRNDLAGYLIDRGADGASVTTWYHRQFIEAARDRYLSTEEERIRTHRALSDYFLGVWANGRKKPYNSNKGENLQADRFVANQPWTFDSGKKLRNFNYRKISELPYNLVLCNETDTLKREVLCNFSFLLTCLEAFSLRDLMDDFDFALQKIGDKDIQLVKETLQLSTFALLHHPAQLSSQLLGRIQATESECINSLLQQVQNSRRPSLLPSTVCLTSPGGPLIHSMSGHQLPITALSSSADGKLLASASVDSTCSVWDVNSGRLVRTFEGIGEDVCHVAMSLDNSLVVTSAISSISAWRLSNGQRMFSVSQDHAIYAAPICLLEKEKKILMAAFIKSSIKLYDLQAGSLALEIDDNSESDGISSSLCLCPMEDQSVLYASTSNLATTTTTWVRQANLHTYDVLDIAQICSNQTVHFIGVTKMNQMLLALSEGSPNTKKESSVQTFFTLELWDLKRKIVVHQLVEPSSKVRCFALSMDKSKALTLGNSRFLASANVFHAEIKIFDFVSGEVIQRMLEYPSSIHLVQFIDSSHVITASRDKIIRLWDLERSAPPSAVEELKEEQTEVEIVGMYGHRAICWEKHALRVVDLQAGHFIHFVNGLKPQIVFVDDDKAILVSCGKMSLFDLNRNQMIVQFEGGIWDEGLANGCFIHTMHEVVAVNSDQRSLCVYDMHSGQRISQMKCEHIRRFVHTPNGDICVLGHSMINDEEPAKSRYFLSVWNIKQRKRVRDIDQENAETDFNEMQLVKDGSLLSDIVYDLQSKVYRAVVFDVETGKLLFESATNYQVHTSVILPETRHLLLGLFDGAIQLDDIDTGKCLHRINRAHLGSVHRISTTNDGTVAMTTAGGLDSKDRSIRFWNLDKDRMELLTVFTPDAKVSSMNISSDGFFVALELTDVVPFVLLRENGGNRNSKLQLRTFDKFTCYSVVDLSSFKILKSVNQGRFEL; from the exons ATGGGAACAGTTTGCACCAAGTCACTGGAAGAAATGAGAAGAAATCACAACTCTGCAAACATTAGCAG GTATAACAGGTTCGAAAATTCTCAAAATAGAGTTCACAATGGTACAACGTCAACTTCAGGATCTGCGTTATTTGATGAGCCTCCAATCCTTACATCCAGGCTTTCCTCGGCTGCCACCCAAAGCGCTTTTCACCAGTTTCCCGAGCTCGTGGCGCAACACAGAAGAGTCATGCGCGGAGATCTAGAACAACTCTTAAACGCGAAAGCAAAGATCATCCGCGTATTCACAAGCTCTACTTTTACGG ATATGGCTGCAGAAAGAAACGCACTGATGGAAAGAACTTATCCACGATTGAAGGCTTTTGCGCAGCAAAAAGGCTATGAGTTTCAG GTGGTTGACATGAGATGGGGTGTACGAGACGAATCTGCTGACGATCATTCAACTCTAGAACTGTGTTTAAAGGAAATAAGAGCTTGTCAAGAACTATCAACCGGTCCGAACTTTATG GCCCTCGTGGGTCAGAAATATGGATTTCGTCCGCTTCCTTCCAAAATAGCCACCACTGAATTTGAACAGCTTCTTGACAATTTGACAGACCACGAAGAAAGAAATCTGCTGGAAAAATGGTTTGTATGTGACAAGAACGCGGTACCTTCCATTCATGTGCTCCAACCTGTCAGCTCTCAAATTCCAGGTTACCTTAGTCAGGATCCTGGACAAAGAGAGCATGCGTGTAAACAGTGGAATAAAATCTTTGCACAGTTACAGAAAATTGTCAGGCGAGGAGCTAAGAGACTGTTTGGCGATCAAGACGGAGAAAATCTTCGCAAGTACTTCTTTTCTG TTACAGAAAGTGAAATCCGCCACGGAATTATAAGCGAGACAAGCCCAGAGGAACACTGTCTGTGGATCAGCAGGAATCTCCGTGGTCTTGAGGATCATTTCCAAGATGACAATGCGCAGTCATTCATAGACATTAACAGCAGTAGTCGTGACATCGACTTTGAAGCACAAGACCTTTTGAGG AAACTTAAAGAAGACGTAGTCAAGAAGACTCTGCCAAGACCCAACATCAGGATATTTGATACCGAATGGAACTCCAAAGGGATTTCTCCAAGTGCTATTCCTGAACACGCTGAATATATCAATAACTTATGCAAGGAAGTGGAATACTTTCTAAAGGATAAGATCACAGATTTCATACACAGAAAAGTTAAAGACGAAGTCAGTGATCCACAGTTTGATGAAGTTGTCGAACATTTGCGATTCTGTCAAAACAAATGCAGCACATTTTATGGACGGAATGAAATCCTTGACCAATGCAGAGCGTATCTCAAG GATGACAGACAGAATCCTCTGGTAATTTATGGCCAATCAGGCTGTGGGAAGACATCAGTGATGTCCATGATTGCAAAAGAGGCATGGAATATCTCCTGTCAGTCTAACGTAGTCATTCGCTATATTGGAACCACTCCGAATTCTTCACAAATTCGCCTTCAGTTGCGCAGTGTCTGTGAACAAATTTGCAACATCTATGGACAAAATCCCCACACCATAAGAAAG GAAATCAAAGAGCTTCACGAAGATTTTATGAGTTGCCTTCAGCTAGCAAAAGAGGAGGAACCGCTATTCATATTCTTTGATTCACTGGACCAATTTGGTCCAGAGGATAACGCCAGGCAGCTCATATGGTTTCCTTCAGTTCTTCCAAACCATGTTAAGCTTGTAGTCTCCACTTTGCCTGACAATGAATACGAGTGCTTCCCAATTCTACAG TCATTACTTTCCAAACACAACTTCGTGGAAGTTCCCAAATTGCCCGAGAAGGATGCttttcatattttaaaaacCTGGTTGAGCGTTGCTGGGAGAACTCTTTCTCCATCGCAGGAATCTGTCGTCTCAGAAACACTTCAGAAGTGCTCTTTGCCGATCTTTGTCCGAGTTGCATTTGACGAGGCACTGAGATGGAAGTCTTACTCTTTGCCATGTGAAACTGTGCTGCAAAGCACAGTTAGAG GGGCAGTAAACGCTCTCTTTGAGAGAGTTGAGATGCAGCACGGGCGATTGTTGGTGCAGCATATTCTTGCTTACATAACAGCTTCTAAGAGCGGGCTGACCGCCACCGAAATAGAAGACTTGCTGTCGTGTGACGATGAAGTGTTAGAGGATGTTTACCAGTATTGGACACCACCAATAAGGCGAATTCCTCCATTGCTGGGGGTTCGTATAAGGAACGACTTAGCTGGTTACTTAATTGACAGGGGAGCTGACGGTGCAAGCGTCACCACGTGGTATCACAGACAGTTCATTGAAGCTGCGAGAGATCGATATTTGTCGACGGAGGAAGAGAGAATTCGTACCCATCGAGCTTTGAGCGATTACTTCTTAGGTGTGTGGGCAAATGGAAGGAAAAAGCCCTACAATAGCAACAAAGGAGAGAACTTACAAGCCGATCGTTTTGTTGCCAATCAGCCTTGGACATTTGATAGCGGCAAAAAGCTGAGGAACTTCAATTACCGCAAGATAAGTGAACTGCCATATAATTTGGTGTTGTGCAATGAAACAGACACGCTGAAGAGAGAAGTTTTGTGCAACTTTTCGTTTCTCCTTACGTGTCTGGAAGCCTTCTCCTTAAGGGATCTCATGGATGATTTTGACTTTGCTCTTCAAAAAATTGGCGACAAAGACATCCAACTTGTTAAAGAAACTCTTCAGCTTTCAACGTTTGCTCTTCTTCATCATCCTGCCCAGCTATCGTCCCAGCTCCTTGGAAGAATCCAAGCCACTGAATCCGAGTGCATCAATTCGTTGCTTCAGCAGGTTCAAAATTCGCGGCGACCTTCCTTGTTACCCAGTACTGTGTGTTTGACCTCACCGGGTGGGCCTTTGATACACTCCATGTCTGGGCATCAGTTGCCTATCACTGCCCTTAGTTCCAGTGCAGATGGAAAGCTGCTTGCAAGTGCATCTGTTGACTCGACATGCTCAGTATGGGACGTCAATTCGGGACGATTAGTGAGAACCTTTGAAGGGATTG GTGAGGACGTCTGTCATGTTGCCATGTCTCTGGACAACTCTTTGGTGGTTACCTCGGCAATCAGTTCCATTTCAGCGTGGAGACTTTCAAACGGTCAGCGTATGTTTTCCGTGTCACAAGATCATGCGATTTATGCTGCACCAATATGTCTGctagaaaaagagaagaaaattcTCATGGCGGCATTTATCAAGTCATCCATTAAGCTATATGATTTGCAGGCTGGAAGCCTTGCCTTGGAGATTGATGACAACTCAGAATCCGATGGTATCTCTTCTTCGTTGTGCCTTTGTCCTATGGAAGATCAAAGTGTCTTGTATGCAAGCACAAGCAATCTtgctacaacaacaacaacctggGTACGACAAGCGAATTTGCATACGTATGACGTTTTGGATATTGCACAAATCTGTTCGAATCAAACCGTGCACTTTATTGGGGTCACAAAGATGAACCAGATGCTTTTAGCTCTCAGTGAGGGTTCTCCCAACACGAAAAAAGAGTCCTCCGTACAGACGTTTTTCACTCTTGAACTCTGGGATTTAAAAAGAAAGATTGTGGTCCATCAATTGGTCGAGCCGTCAAGCAAAGTACGATGCTTTGCCCTGTCGATGGACAAATCTAAAGCACTGACCTTAGGTAACTCAAGGTTTTTGGCAAGTGCTAATGTTTTCCATGCCGAAATAAAgatttttgattttgtttctgGAGAGGTAATCCAACGGATGCTTGAATACCCGAGTAGCATTCATTTGGTACAATTTATTGACTCCAGCCATGTTATAACTGCATCGCGAGACAAAATTATCAGACTTTGGGATCTTGAGAGATCGGCTCCTCCATCTGCAGTTGAAGAGCTAAAGGAGGAGCAAACTGAGGTGGAGATTGTGGGTATGTACGGACATCGTGCAATTTGTTGGGAGAAACATGCATTACGAGTGGTAGATCTTCAAGCAGGTCATTTCATACACTTTGTTAATGGTCTTAAACCTCAAATTGTATTTGTTGATGACGACAAAGCCATTCTTGTGTCGTGTGGGAAGATGTCTCTATTTGACTTAAACAGGAACCAAATGATTGTCCAATTTGAAGGTGGCATCTGGGACGAAGGACTTGCAAATGGTTGTTTTATCCACACGATGCACGAAGTAGTTGCGGTAAATTCAGACCAAAGGTCTCTGTGTGTCTATGACATGCACAGTGGCCAGAGAATATCCCAGATGAAATGTGAGCACATTCGAAG ATTTGTGCACACTCCAAATGGAGACATCTGTGTTTTGGGGCATAGTATGATAAACGACGAAGAACCTGCTAAATCTCGGTATTTCCTTTCTGTTTGGAACATAAAACAGAGGAAGAGAGTCCGAGACATTGATCAAGAGAATGCAGAAACAGATTTTAATG AAATGCAGTTGGTCAAAGATGGAAGCCTTTTGTCCGACATTGTTTACGATTTGCAATCTAAAGTTTACCGAGCTGTTGTATTTGATGTGGAGACTGGAAAGCTTTTGTTTGAGTCAGCAACGAATTATCAAGTGCATACATCGGTTATTCTCCCAGAAACTAGACATCTGCTGCTAGGATTATTTGATGGAGCAATACAACTCGATGACATCGACACTGGAAAATGCCTTCATAGAATTAACCGAGCACATCTTGGGTCAGTCCATCGTATCTCGACAACCAACGATGGCACAGTTGCTATGACAACAGCAGGAGGTTTGGACTCTAAGGATCGTTCGATTCGATTTTGGAACCTTGACAAAGATCGAATGGAACTGTTAACTGTGTTCACCCCTGACGCCAAAGTGTCGTCCATGAACATCTCGAGTGACGGCTTCTTTGTCGCTTTGGAGCTGACGGATGTTGTCCCCTTCGTTCTTTTAAGAGAAAACGGAGGCAACAGGAATTCGAAGCTGCAGTTGAGGACTTTCGACAAATTTACTTGCTATTCTGTTGTAGATTTGTCTAGCTTCAAGATTCTCAAGTCGGTCAACCAGGGTAGATTTGAGTTGTAA